ATAGCATCACGTATGGCACTTGAACTCCGTCAGCAACTAAAGCTCTCTCAGCAATTGGTCATGACTCCCCAATTGCAGCAGGCAATCAAACTGCTGCAATTGTCCCGTCTTGAACTCATGGAGACTGTTCAGCAGGAACTGCTCGAGAATCCGTTTCTTGAAGAATCCCCTGAATCGCTGGTTCCGGCAGATGCTACGGAAAAGGCTGAACTTCGATCCGAGGCTCAGGAAGGATATGACAAGGAACTGGCCTCCAATGCCGACTGGGAAGACTATCTCGGCGATTTTTCAAGCACCACCAAACAAGTTGCCTCCCGCGAAACCGAAATCCCTGAAGAAGGTTCTTCCTTCGAAGCCCGCTTATCTTCACGCCCTTCACTTGACGGCCACCTCTTCTGGCAATTGACCCTTTCCCGGGTGACCGAACGCCAGCAGGGCATCGGCGAAATCATTATCGGCAACATAGGTTCCAACGGTTATCTGCATGCTTCAGTGCAGGAAATGGCTGAAATGGCCGGTGCCGAGGTGGAAGAGGTGGAAGAGATGCTGCACAGGGTTCAGCGTTTCGACCCTGTCGGTGTGGCCGCCCGTTCTCCTCAGGAATGTCTGCTCGTTCAGATAGAGGTGCTTGGCTACGATCGTGACCCCGTGCTTGTCGAATTGGTACGTGATCATCTGGAAGATCTGGAGAAACGCCGCTATAAGCCCCTGTGCCGCAAGTTCCGGATCA
This region of Desulfovibrio subterraneus genomic DNA includes:
- the rpoN gene encoding RNA polymerase factor sigma-54 encodes the protein MALELRQQLKLSQQLVMTPQLQQAIKLLQLSRLELMETVQQELLENPFLEESPESLVPADATEKAELRSEAQEGYDKELASNADWEDYLGDFSSTTKQVASRETEIPEEGSSFEARLSSRPSLDGHLFWQLTLSRVTERQQGIGEIIIGNIGSNGYLHASVQEMAEMAGAEVEEVEEMLHRVQRFDPVGVAARSPQECLLVQIEVLGYDRDPVLVELVRDHLEDLEKRRYKPLCRKFRINMDDLREYLELIQTLDPMPGASFGTSEPHYVAPDVFVHKYDGEFVIILNDDGLPSLQLSDIIDTLPQVSGPDKDYFQEKMRSASWLIKSLHQRQRTLYKVMESIVKYQRGFFEEGVTALKPLILKDIADDIGMHESTVSRITTSKYVATPHGIFELKFFFNSAIGMDDGSSVGSESVKALIKQLISEENSKRPLSDERIGEILKEKLQLNIARRTVAKYRTAMDIPSSSKRKSAF